Proteins encoded together in one Penaeus vannamei isolate JL-2024 chromosome 41, ASM4276789v1, whole genome shotgun sequence window:
- the LOC138860525 gene encoding rhoptry surface protein CERLI2-like has translation MHQYITHSSTVHGISSPSPMIRLLSRLSVNSASTEKVHEADLWRASASKNRKSFRETKSRQIRSNHSRQVRSHQITSDESGHITSHQSDHITSYHIISGQITSHQITSNQIKRVRSHQNRSYQVISDHVRPGQITSQQIRSNHIRHQTSQVTSEKSDQVTSDQVKSHQITSDQVKSHQITSDQVKSHQITSDQVESHQITSDQVKSHRITPDQIRSDHIRSGQITSDHVKSGQITSDESSHRHFTSDQVKSHQIRWAL, from the exons ATGCATCAGTATATAACGCATTCCTCCACTGTCCACGGAATTAGCAGTCCGTCTCCCATGATTAGACTGCTCTCTCGACTTTCCGTGAATTCAGCATCAACGGAAAAGGTCcacgaggctgatctctggcgtgcatcggCCTCCAAGAATCGCAAATCCTTCCGGGAAACaaa atcacgtcagattagGTCAAATCACagcagacaagtcaggtcacatcagatcacatcagacgagtcaggtcacatcacgTCACATCAGTCAGATCACATAACATCATATCacatcatatcaggtcagatcacatcacatcagatcacatcaaatcaaatcaaacgagtcaggtcacatcagaacaGGTCATATCAGGTCATATCAG ATCACGTCAGACCAGGTCAGATCACGTCACaacagatcaggtcaaatcacatcagacatcagacaagtcaggtcacatcagaaaAGTCAGATCAGGttacgtcagatcaggtcaaatcacatcagatcacgtcagatcaggtcaaatcacatcagatcacgtcagatcaggtcaaatcacatcagatcacgtcagatcaggtcgaatcacatcagatcacgtcagatcaggtcaaatcacatcggATCACGCcagatcagatcaggtcagatcacatcagatcaggtcagatcacatcagatcacgtcaaatcaggtcaaatcacatcagacgagtcaagTCACAGACActtcacgtcagatcaggtcaaatcacatcagatcag atgggctttataa